The sequence below is a genomic window from Oncorhynchus gorbuscha isolate QuinsamMale2020 ecotype Even-year unplaced genomic scaffold, OgorEven_v1.0 Un_scaffold_487, whole genome shotgun sequence.
agtctagctacatgacttggtggtGTCttcagtctagctacatgacttggcggcctctccagtctagctacatgacttggtgtctccagtctagctacatgacttggtggtgtctcctgtctagctacctgacttggtgtctcctgtctagctacctgacttggtgtctccagtctagctacatgacttggcggtatctccagtctagctacatgacttggtggtatctccagtctagctacatgacttggcggtatctccagtctagctacatgacttggcagtgtctccagtctagctacatgacttggtgtctccagtctagctacatgacttggtgtctccagtctagctacatgacttggtgtctcctgtctagctCCATGACGTGgtggtgtctccagtctagctacatgacgtggcggtgtctccagtctagctacatgacgtGGCGGtatctccagtctagctacatgacttggcggTGTCTCCTGTTTAGCTTCATGActtggtgtctccagtctagctacatgacttggtgtctccagtctagctacctGACTTGGcagtgtctccagtctagctacatgacttggcggtatctccagtctagctacatgacttggcggtatctccagtctagctacattaCTTGGctgtgtctccagtctagctacattaCTTGGCGGTATCTCCTGTCTAGCTACATTACTTGGCgttgtctccagtctagctacattaCTTGGcggtgtctccagtctagctacatttacattaacatttacatttaagtcatttagcagacgctcttatccagagcgacttacattacttggtgtctccagtctagctacatgacttggcaatgtctcctgtctagctacatgacttggcagtgtctccagtctagctacatgacttggcgtctccagtctagctacatgacttggtgtctccagtctagctacatgacttggcggTATCTCCTGTCTAGCTACAGGACTTGGCGGTATCTCCTGTCTAGCTACAGGACTTGGCGGTATCTCctgtctagctacatgacttggcggTATCTCCTGTCTAGCTACAGGACTTGGCGGTATCTCCTGTCTAGCTACAGGACTTGGCAGTATCTCctgtctagctacatgacttggtgtctccagtctagctacatgacttggtgtgTCCAGTCTAGCTTCATGACTTGGCGGTGTCTCCAGGGATCAGGTAAAGGTTGAGGGTGATAATATAGTTGTTTTCGATTTAATGTAATGGCCATAAACTAAGCTAAATATGTATGTGTAATGTATTAATGAATTCCTTATAAATCTCCACCTCAGAGCGGCACAAATCTTCCCATGCAGCGTCATATCAGAGAGGATGGAGATgaaaacctactgtgtatatataaacctactgtgtatatataaacctactgtgtatatataaacctactgtatatatatatatataaacctactgtgtatatataaacctactgtgtatatataaacctactgtgtgtgtatatataaacctactgtgtgtatatataaacctactgtgtatgtatatataaacctactgtgtatatataaacctactgtgtatataaacctactgtgtatatataaacctactgtgtatatataaacctactgtgtatataaacctactgtgtatatatatatataaacctactgtgtagtCACCTCGCACAGTGATTGGCCCGATAGTAACACACTGGAGCAGTGATTGGCCCAATGGTAACACACTGGAGCAGTGATTGGCCCAATGGTAACACACTAGAGCAGTGATTGGCCCAATGGTAACACACTGGAGCAGTGATTGGCCCGATAGTAACACACTGGAGCAGTGATTGGCCCGATAGTAACACACTGGAGCAGTGATTGGCCCGATAGTAACACACTGGAGCTGTGATTGGCCCGATGGTGACACACTAGAGCAGTGATTGGCCGATGGTAACACACTGGAGCAGTGATTGGCTGATTGGCCCGATAGTAACACACTAGAGCAGTGATTGGCCCGATGGTAACACACTGGCTTATTCTATCAGTTAAAGTTGCTTATGATTCACCAATCCTATGATTGATGTAATTTCAAATACTCCCCACTGTGTTCCAACAGCATCATTGACTCCACCCCCTTTAACCCTTGCCTTTCCTGTACCTCACCTTGCAACCCCCTATCCTTCTCCCTGCTTGTATCAGCACTCCTAAACCAGTGTCCCCATGGAAACCCAATTTCTCCTtgcttccctctccttcctgctATATGATTGTGACTAACATGTCGGTCCTCTCACACGACCAATAAACTATTATGTAATATGAGGTTTGGAATTCAATTAGATTTCAATGTTTGAAAAAGATGGTTCACAGGGCAAAGTGTTgtccccctgacagggcagagtgttgtcctccccctgacagggcagagtgttgtcctccccctgacagggcagagtgttgtcctccccctgacagggcagagtgttgtcctccccctgacagggcagagtgttgtccctCTGACAGGGCAGACTGTtgtcccctgacagggcagagtgttgtcctcccctgacaggtcagagtgttgtcctcccctgacaggtcagagtgttgtcctcccctgacagggcagagtgttgtcctcccctgacagggcagagtgttgtcctcccctgacagggcagagtgttgtcctccctgacagggcagagtgttgtcctcccctgacagggcagagtgttgtcctcccctgacagggcagagtgttgtcctcccctgacagggcagagtgttgccccctgacagggcagagtgttgcccccctgacagggcagagtgttgtcccctgacagggcagagtgttgtcctcccctgacagggtagagtgttgtcctcccctgacagggcagagtgttgtcccctgacagggcagagtgttgttcccctgacagggcagagtgttgttcCCCTGACAGAGCAGAGTGTTAtcctcccctgacagggcagagtgttgtcctcccctgacagggcagagtgttgtcctccccctgatagggcagagtgttgtcccctgacagggcagagtgttgtcctccctgacagggcagagtgttgtcccctgacagggcagagtgttgtcccctgacagggcagagtgttgccctcctgacagggcagagtgttgtcccctgacagggcagagtgttgtcctcccctgacagggcagagtgttgtcctcccctgacagggcagagtgttgtcctcccctgacagggcagagtgttatcctcccctgacagggcagagtgttatccccctgacagggcagagtgttgccccctgacagggcagagtgttgtcccctgacagggcagagtgttgtcctcccctgacagggcagagtgttgtcctcccctgacagggcagagtgttgtcccctgacagggcagagtgttgttccctgacagggcagagtgttgttcCCCTGACAGAGCAGAGTGTTAtcctcccctgacagggcagagtgttgtcctcccctgacagggcagagtgttgtcctcccctgatagggcagagtgttgtcccctgacagggcagagtgttgtcctcccctgacagggcagagtgttgtcccctgacagggcagagtgttgtccccctgacagggcagagtgttgccctcctgacagggcagagtgttgtcccctgacagggcagagtgttgtcctcccctgacagggcagagtgttgtcctcccctgacagggcagagtgttgtcctccccctgacagggcagagtgttatcctcccctgacagggcagagtgttatccccctgacagggcagagtgttgccccctgacagggcagagtgttgtccccctgacagggcagagtgttgtcccctgacagggcagagtgttgtcctccccctgacagggcagagtgttgtcctcccctgacagggcagagtgttgtcccctgacagggcagagtgttgttcccctgacagggcagagtgttgttcCCTGACAGAGCAGAGTGTTATcctccccctgacagggcagagtgttgtcctcccctgacagggcagagtgttgtcctcccctgacagggcagagtgttgtcccctgacagggcagagtgttgtcctcccctgacagggcagagtgttgtcccctgacagggcagagtgttgtcccctgacagggcagagtgttgccctcctgacagggcagagtgttgtccccctgacagggcagagtgttgtccccctgacagggcagagtgttgtcacATGGTTAGAATAAGGTTGATTTGGGCTAATGATGGGCTAatgatgtaagtcgctctggataagagcgtctgctaaatgacttaaatgtaaatgtaaatgtaatgatgggccaatgatgggctaatgatgggctaatgatgggctaatgatgggctaatgattgggctaatgatgggctaatgatgggctaatgatgggctaatgatgggctaatgatgggctaaccactgcctgttcaccccgctatcatccagaaggcgaggtcagtacaggtgcatcaaagctgggaccgagagactgaaaaacagcttctatctcaaggccatcagactgttaaacagccaccactaacattgagtggctgctgccaacacactgtcattgacactgacccaactccagccattttaataatgggaattgatgggaaatgatgtaaatatatcactagccactttaaacaatgctaccttatataatgttacttaccctacattattcatctcatatgcatatgtatatactgtactctacatcatcgactgcatccttatgtaacacatgtatcactaaccactttaactatgccactttgtttactttgtctacacactcatctcatatgtatatactgtactcgataccatctactgtatgctgctctgtaccatcactcattcatatatccttatgtacatgttccttatccccttacactgtgtataagacagtagttttggaattgttagttagattacttgttggttatcactgcattgtcggaactagaagcacaagcatttcgctacactcgcatttaacatctgctaaccatgtgtatgtgacaaataaaatttgatttgatttgatttaatgattGGGCTAATGATTGGGCTAATGATGGGCTAATGATTGGGCTAATGATGGGCTAATGATTGGGCTAATGATGGGCTAATGATTGGGCTAATGATGGGCTAATGATGGGCTAATGATTGGGCTAATGATGGGCTAATAATGGGCTAATGATTGGGCTAATGATTGGGTTAATGATTGGGCTAATGATGGGCTAATGATGGGCTAATGATTGGGCTAATGATGGGCTAATGATTGGGCTAACGATTGGGCTAACGATGGGCTAATGATTGGGCTAATGATGGGCTAATGATGGGCTAATGATTGGGCTAATGATGGGCTAATGATGGGCTAATGATGGGCTAATGATTGGGCTAATGATTGGGCTAATGATTGGGCTAATGATTGCCTACAGGACTTCCTCTCTGCAAATCAGATTATATTCTGAGTGAAACTTCTGTTGTTGCATGACGTAGTATACACAAGTATTTTAGTTTATTTGTTCATACCAGACGTTAGGTTTCATTTAAAGTGGGACAAAACTCACTAAACAAATCACTGGTTAACAAATGCATTTCCttatctgaaataaatcatttataTTTTAACTTGaaagataaataaaaaaaacgttttttgttgttgctggaaTATAGAAAAGTGCACCTCATTGTCATCATTCAGCCAGCGTGTGGCACCAACAGGTGATAATGCAGGTAAAAGCACCCCATTTAGTGTTTAATTAACTGTCAGCATCTAATAAAACAGCCCCCCCCATTCACCCATCAACAATGACTGAACAGTTTCACCCTATTCATGTTGTACATGCACTGCTAATGAGTAGACCTGTCATTACAACCAATTaggacatgtgtttacttattaAATGCCTGTTTGACAGTAAGTAATTGTTAGTAACATCTGAGTGCATTACCCATCTACTTCCATTGTGCTTTCTAATTGGACTTCATGGCCGAAAACACGCCCATCCTATTCagcctggaggggggggggtcacagtCTGGGTTGACTTGTCGGTCAGTGCAAAAATAGATCCTTGGGACGTTTCTACCCTCAACCCTATACTTAAACCCAACCTTAAACCCTATACTTAAGCCCAACCCTAACCGTTTTAAATGTCAATAggggatgtcccaaggatcccgcCTAGCAGGCCGACCCTACCTACTACCCTgctcctgtcccctccctccgttcctctgctcttctcttctcccccgtAGGCCTACCCTACCTATTcttgtcctcctgtcccctcccttcCACTGCTCTCCAGTTTCATCTCAAATCCCATTTGCCATTGTAGCCTATATGCCCAATCGCCCAGGACTGCGCGCATTTAACCGTTTTATGTAATCGTTAGTAGAATGCGGTGCAAGTCTGACGCATTGATCATTGTGCCATTTATCATTGCTGCGATCATTCCAGGACAGACCTGCCTCAAGATGTAtgctacattttacatttaaattcgagtcatttagcagatgctcttatccagagtgatttacattAGTGAGTGCATACAATTTCGCACTttttaaacaaatatttttttctttattctCAAAGCATTCAAAAAACTAGGCCTATGTTTTACTGAAACGCCACGTTTTGGTAACCGGAATAAAGCAACAATATCTTCAACTGTTTCTCTTGACGTGTGTTTGCCGTGAGTCATTCAAATGGACAATAAACATTCACAAGCGAAGGCAGAGACGGAACAGGAGACCCGTCCGCCCGCTAAAGACTCACCTTTCTCTATCAAGAACCTGCTCAACTTCGACAGTAAACCTTCCAAACCGAAGACGCTGCTTGCCACCACCAAAGGACTACTGGAAggaggtttctctctctcccggaTCGGTGATTTAACTTTTCCTAGTTTTGACATCCCAGCCCAGAGATTTGGATTATCGGCGCACTATTTGGAACGAGCGTCGGCGTGGTGGTATCCCTACGCGCTTGGCACATCGGGACACCATCTATACAGGACCGGAGGTAGATTACTACCATACATTCAATCGGTTCTGATTATACATTTAGCTCATTAGAATACCTCAAATAATGTTTGGGTTATAACGAATTAAATAAGACTACAACATATTTTTAAATCAATTATGCTGCTATAATACTTGCTATTCGCAATACACCTCAGTTGGAATAATAGTCAGACTAATGATTAgtaaatgttttatatatatatatatttcacctttacttaaccaggtaggctggttgagaacaagttctcatttgcaactgcgacctggccaagataaagcatagcagttcgacacatacaacaacacagagttacatatggatGTAAAGTTGAACTATGTCTTAAGTAACCTTCATATTGTCATGAATCTTCAGTCCAATATTGCAAAATGTCCCACAACAATTAGGCCTACTGCCTCAATTTGACTCCCCAGGCGATTCGGGTCCTTTTAAGAAAATGTACTTGGATGAGTATAATCAAATTGTTAACTATAGTGGTTTAAAAAAAGTAATTTATGTTTATTTTATGGTTGCATTAATGTTTTCCCTGATTGATAAACATTGTCGTTTATTTCGTTTAGGGTTTGAGAAGGACGTCGTGAGAGACACACCATCAACAGGCGGGGACCGAGACACACCGGAGCTGCTGCGAAAATCACCCGACCAAGACGACCCAGAGGACGACAAAAACAAAAGTACTGATGATGTCGTTCTggaggagagtgatggggatGAACCAAAGAAGGAAGTAGAGTTGGTGGATGACTGGAGGAAAATTAAAGACGAGAACTCGGATAAAAAAACGTGTCGGAAAAAGAAAACGCGGACAGTCTTTTCAAGGAGTCAGGTGTTTCGGTTGGAGTCAACGTTCGATATGAAACGGTACCTCAGTAGCTCGGAACGGGCAGGCCTGGCGGCATCCCTACACCTCACGGAGACCCAGGTGAAAATCTGGTTCCAGAACAGAAGGAACAAGTGGAAACGACAGTTGGCCGCGGAACTCGAAGCGGCCAATCTGAGCCACGCCGCGGCCCAGAGGATAGTCCGCGTTCCCATATTGTACCACGACAACACCGGCTCAGAAACGGGCAGCGCTGGGAacgtgtcagtcagtcagtctctactAACATTCCCTCATCAAATGTACTATTCACATCCACTAGTCACATCCGTGCCGCTGCTGAGACCAGTTTGAGAGACTCATTTATTGTGTTGATATTTATGTATTGTAATTTATGTATTACAAACATTATTAgggctatttttatttatttttaatctatGATAATAGTTGGTGTTGGTTAAAAGGCTTTGTATATTGTACAGGTCTATTATGACAAAtgttgtatttattattattattattattatttgtattccCGTGTCCAAAACTGAAATATTTCCTCCTTattcaaataatttcatattaAATCGTTGTGCGTCCAAAGTAATCTGAACATTTGGTATTGATATCGCTTTAATTTAACTGATGGGTTTTTTACATGTTTTTAAACAGGGTGGAAACGTATAGATCCGTGTCTCCATGTAGTCTACGACATTTTACAATCAATTACATCGATGTTTTGTATGAGATTAGAACAAATCCTAAGTAAAGTTAACATTTCATCATGTATAGCCGTTTATGTGTAATAGTTATATAGTTCCACTGTTCGCTTCACGTACCCGGTATAATGGCTCACAGCTGAAAAATAACTGCTACTTTGACCTATATCGTTTTATAGCGCAA
It includes:
- the LOC124018360 gene encoding homeobox protein HMX3-like is translated as MDNKHSQAKAETEQETRPPAKDSPFSIKNLLNFDSKPSKPKTLLATTKGLLEGGFSLSRIGDLTFPSFDIPAQRFGLSAHYLERASAWWYPYALGTSGHHLYRTGGFEKDVVRDTPSTGGDRDTPELLRKSPDQDDPEDDKNKSTDDVVLEESDGDEPKKEVELVDDWRKIKDENSDKKTCRKKKTRTVFSRSQVFRLESTFDMKRYLSSSERAGLAASLHLTETQVKIWFQNRRNKWKRQLAAELEAANLSHAAAQRIVRVPILYHDNTGSETGSAGNVSVSQSLLTFPHQMYYSHPLVTSVPLLRPV